CAGCTGGACAAAAGGTTGCGCCGCCCGCTTCTCCGACCCGGTTAACTTTTGTTGGCCACGCACCCACCATGCCCAACTGACGACGCCGGCTACGCCAACCAAGATGCCGACCCAGACCCGGCGTCTCACGATGGGTGATGAGAAGGACATGTCGTCAAATCCATCAGGGCTGACCTTCTTCTGCCACCGGCTGTTCCATTGCCAACTGCGCCTGCGAAAAACCCACCTGCGAGGCCATGGAGGCCAGCTTGGCAAAATCCTGAATCGATACCTGCCGGTCCGCACGCACCAGCATAACCGCACCCGGATGCTCTTTCGCGTAAATCTCCATATGCTTCCGAAGTTCCGCCAACGTGAATTTACCGCCCTCGAAGAGGATCACGTCCTCACGCAGATAGCTGACCACCACCGAAGCCGGCACTGCGTTTTCGGCTGCGCCATCCATCCGGGGCAAAGCCCAGGAACCGTCCCCGGACAAACCGACCGGCAAACCTGGCGCGAGGACAAAGCGCGAGCCCAGCAACGCGAAGAATAGCACGATCAGGCCGGTGTTCACCCATGCGAAAACGTCCAGATCTCGCGGCGGCGGGCTGAGCCGCGACTGCAATTCAAGCGGTCCGCTGATCATACGCCCGTGCCCCCCCCTTTGCGGTAGTCACGCAGCAGGTAGCGCATCAGCTCGTTGCCAATCCACTCCATGTCATGGACGAGAACCCGCACCCGGCCGGTGAGAAAATGTCGTCCGAGGTGCGCGGGGATGGCGACAGCCAGCCCGGCAGCGGCGGTCAGCAGCGCCTCCCACATACCGCCAGCCAGCACGGCCGGGGTGGCGTAGTTGCCGCCCTGGTTGAAAAGCCAGAAAGTCTGGATCATGCCCAGCAACGTCCCGAGCAATCCAAGCAGGGGAGCAATCTGGGCGATCGCCGCGAGTGCCCCCACTCTGCGCTCGAGCACGGGCAGTTCCGTCAGCGCCGCCTCCTGCACGGCAAAGCGTAAGGCCTGTTCGTCCTCGCCCGCATGCCGCAGCCCGGCCTTGACCAGCTTGGCGATGGGACCGGGCGTTTCCTCACAAAGAGTGAGCGCCTCCATCAGACGGTCCTTCTGTAGCAGGTTCTTGATGCCGTTGAGGAATTCCGCGGAGCGAATCTGGCTGCGATGCAGGTAGAGCGCCCGTTCTGCAAATACCACCAGCGCGGCCACCCCCAGAGCCATGAGCAGCCACATCACCGGGCCGCCTTGGGCGAAGACACTGTAACTAAAAGCCTTCATGTTTGTTTCGCGCGCATCATGCGAGGGGTCATCCATGCGTCCATGACAAAGCTCATGGCGTCGTGCTGCCTGCGGCCCGGAAGCGGGTCAGCTTTGACTGGGCTTGGGCGACGCCGCTCAACCGGTTGTCCACGATCAGCTGGTAGGCGCGCTGGGCCTCGTCCAAGCGGCCGGCCTCCTCGTGAAGTTGGGCCAGTTCCAGCAGCGATTTGGAAAGCCACCAGCGTCCCCTGGTGCCCAGTTTGGCCGCCTGGGTCGGATCCAGAAGAAAGGTGTCCACCACCGACCAGAAGACCGCTTGAGCTTTTTCCGGCTGTCCGCGCTTGGACAACGCATAACCCCAGGTGAACCCCGCTTCAACCCGCAGGTCCGCGGGCGCTGAAGGCAAATCCCGCAGACGCTCAAAGATGGCCGCGGCGCTCTCGTAGTTGGAGACATTGTTCGCGCCCTGCGCGAGCAGCGTGTTGCCCAGGGCCAGCTGGGCCAGCAGTTCGTCCGGGTGACCGGCATAGTTGTTGACGAGGTATTCGTAAACGAGCCGCGCATTCGGGAAATCATTTAGTTTGCGCAGCAGGTCCCCCTGCTTGAGCCGGGCGTAGAACACGATCGGGTCGTTGGCATAATCCTTGATCAACCGCTCCAGCCGGTCGCCCGCCTCCTCAAGGTGCCGGTCGAGGCCCTGTCGCTCGAGCAGCAATGCCGCTTGGTAAAGCGCCACCGGTGCGTATTCGCTGCGCGCATATTCGGCGGTGTCCACGAAGCTGATCAACACGGCCTGCGCGCCGGCCAGATCCCCCCGCTGCGAGAGATGGCTCGCCTGCACGAGGAAGGAATATTGTGCCGCCGTCGTTGCCCGGAAATCTGCGCGTAACTTGTCCAGCACGGCCACGCCGTCCGCATCGCGGCCCAGGGAAAGTAGCGACTGCGCCTTCAGCAGGTGGGTGGTGCTGGCAACCTCCGTGCGCAAGGCCGCTTCCATCTGCCCACTTTGTTGTAGCTGGTTGATCAGCTCGTCGGCTCGCCGCAGGGCCAGTTCCGGCTGACCGTTGTCAAAGGCCAGCCTGGCCCGCAGCCACATGAGCCGGATGCGCAGCGCCTCGGGCACGCCCTGCACGCCGGCCCCCAGCAGCCGCTCGACCCGCGCGAGCGCTGCCTGCGTCTGGTCCCGCTTCTGCATTTCCTTCACCAAATTCCACTCCGCCTGCCAGCGATTCTCCGCGTCAAACGCCGGTTCCGCCGCCGCGGTGTCGAGTTGCTGGGCGGCCGTTTCGAGACGATCCGCCCTGATCTCGGAGAGCACGCGCTGGAACATCAGGATCCCCGCCGGCGCCGCCAGTGGCGGTTCCCGGAGAGCCGCGTCGTAGACATCGGCCGCGTTGCGATAGTCCTCGGCCCGGAAGTAGGCCTCGGCCAGCAACACGCCGAGCTGTGCCCGTTCCGGACCCGCCGGCAGCAGACCGCGCAACTGCGCGATGACATCCGCCGCTGTGCGGTAGCGTTTAAGATCCCAGGCCACGGCGAGACGCACGCCGAGGGCCGCCGGTCGCAACGTGGTGGCGGGATAGTTGTCCAGCAACCGCCGGGCATCGTCCTCCGCCTCGGTATAATCCTTGTCCGCCAAGGCCGATTGCGCCCGCACCAGCAGCAAATCCTCGATGACCGGGCTGGTCGGGGTGGCGGAGATCAATGCGGCCAGCTCGCGTCGCAGCTGCTCGCGCTCGGCCTGGTTTTTGACGCCGCGCGCCAGCAGGTGCAGGGCGAGACGGCGCGTTTCCGGACGCTGCGCGTCGCGCAACAACTGCCGGAACGCCCGCCGCCCGGCCTCGCTGCCTTCGCCCGCGATCAGCCCGAGCATCAGGCGGAACTGGTCGGCGATGTTGCGCTCGCTCGCCGGCATGAAGGCCAGCTGTCTTTCCAAGACTTGCTGGGCTTCGCTCGCCCGACCCAGGGCGGCCAGCGCCCCTGCGTAGGAACGCGCAAACTCGTAGCCGGTGCGCTGCCCCTGGAACTGTTCCATGCTGCTGCGCAATCTGGGCAACTGATCCTCCCCCGCCTGCCTCGCCAGCAAACGTGACTGCTCGCGCCCCAACTCAAATCGTGCACGTTGGAGATCTGAAACCGCGGCGTTCGACGCCTGCTCATAAAGCGGATTGGCCCGTGTCAGATCCTGATCTTCATCCGCGATGCTCGCCGCGAGGAAATACCACCACCCTCGATCCGGCGCCACCAGCTCCTCGAGCCGGCACGCCGTGAGTTCATTGCGCGCCTGGGTCAGGCGGCCTGCGCGGACTGCCAGCAATCCCGCCCGCAGGTGATAGGAACTGTTCTGGGGTCCGGCGTAACCCTGCAGCAGCTTATCGGCCGCGGCGAGATCGCCAGTATCCAACAAAGCCGTCACGAGTGACAATGTCACTCGCGCCCGTGCATCCGCCGCCAGGGCGGTGTCGGCCAGGATTTCGCGGTAGATGCCGGCGGCTGTCGCCGGAAACCCCGCCTGCAGCGCCGCATCCGCGCGACTCTCCGCCACGATCCAGTTGCCGGGCACCGTCTGCCGGGCGTTGGCCGCGGTGGCGAGCGGACTCGGGTCGGCCACTTGGGCGACCGCCAAACCGGACAGCAAAACAAGGAACAGAAAAGTGGGGCGCACCGGCATCTTCATTGGGCGCCGCATCGTGCAACTCGTCTCACCCGCTGGCAAGCGCCGCCTGCTCCAAAGTTGCCCTGACCCTGTAACGTGAAATTTCTCGCGCCGCATTTCCGCATCTGACAGAAAAGACCCCGTTCGGTTCAACCCAAACCACCCTTATGAGTATCGCTCTTGTTCTCCTTCTCGTGCTCGGCGGCGGCGCGCTGCTGATCGGCTTCTGGCTCATCGGCGCTTACAACGGCCTCGTCACCCTGCGGAACCGTTTCAAGAACGCTTTCGCGCAGATCGACGTCCAGCTGAAGCGCCGCTACGACCTGATCCCCAATCTCGTTGAGACCGCCAAGGGTTACCTCAAGCACGAGCGCGAGACCCTCGAGGCCGTCATCGCCGCGCGCAACACCGCCTACGCCGCCTCCAAGGCCGCCGCGGCCAACCCGGCTGACGCCTCCGCCATGAAGGGTCTGCTCGGCGCCGAGTCCGGCCTCGCCGGCGCACTCTCCCGCCTGATGGTCGTTTCTGAGGCTTACCCTGACCTCAAGGCCAACCAGAACATGATGCAGCTCACCGAGGAGCTTACCTCCACGGAAAACAAGATCTCCTTCGCCCGCCAGGCCTACAACGACGCCGTCACCGGCTACAACACGAGTCGCGAGCGCTTCCCCACCAACCTCATCGCCGGCATCTTCAATTTCGCCGAGGCTGCCCTCTTCCAAGTCGAGAACGCCGCCGAACGCGAGGCCCCGAAGGTCAAGTTTTCCTAAAGCATCAGCGCTCAGCTTTCGGCACTTAGTCAGTTTGATCTGGCTGCCGACCGTTGAAAACTGATCGCTCTCCATGGACTTCTTCGAAGCTCAGGACCGCGCACGCCGCCGCTCCAAGCGGCTGGTGTTCCTGTTCGTGCTCGCGGTGCTGGGCACCATCGTAGCCGGCTATGCGGCGGCTTGGTTCGCGGTGGGCGGCCTCGAGTACCAGGGCTTCGCGCGCGACCGCCACGGCCAGCGCCAATACCGCACATCCGGGACACGCCCGCTTTTCGACCCCAAACTCTTCCTCGGCGTCGCCGGCACCACGCTGGCAGTTGTCAGCCTCGCCTCGCTCTACAAGTGGTCAAAGATGCGCCACGGCGGCGCGGCGGTCGCCGAGATGGTCGGTGGACGGCGCGTGGACCCGAAGACCCGCGACTTCCGTGAGCGCCAGCTGCTGAACGTCGTCGAGGAGATGGCCATCGCCTCCGGCATCCCGATGCCAGCCGTG
The DNA window shown above is from Oleiharenicola lentus and carries:
- a CDS encoding ExbD/TolR family protein — its product is MISGPLELQSRLSPPPRDLDVFAWVNTGLIVLFFALLGSRFVLAPGLPVGLSGDGSWALPRMDGAAENAVPASVVVSYLREDVILFEGGKFTLAELRKHMEIYAKEHPGAVMLVRADRQVSIQDFAKLASMASQVGFSQAQLAMEQPVAEEGQP
- a CDS encoding LemA family protein, giving the protein MSIALVLLLVLGGGALLIGFWLIGAYNGLVTLRNRFKNAFAQIDVQLKRRYDLIPNLVETAKGYLKHERETLEAVIAARNTAYAASKAAAANPADASAMKGLLGAESGLAGALSRLMVVSEAYPDLKANQNMMQLTEELTSTENKISFARQAYNDAVTGYNTSRERFPTNLIAGIFNFAEAALFQVENAAEREAPKVKFS
- a CDS encoding tetratricopeptide repeat protein; the encoded protein is MKMPVRPTFLFLVLLSGLAVAQVADPSPLATAANARQTVPGNWIVAESRADAALQAGFPATAAGIYREILADTALAADARARVTLSLVTALLDTGDLAAADKLLQGYAGPQNSSYHLRAGLLAVRAGRLTQARNELTACRLEELVAPDRGWWYFLAASIADEDQDLTRANPLYEQASNAAVSDLQRARFELGREQSRLLARQAGEDQLPRLRSSMEQFQGQRTGYEFARSYAGALAALGRASEAQQVLERQLAFMPASERNIADQFRLMLGLIAGEGSEAGRRAFRQLLRDAQRPETRRLALHLLARGVKNQAEREQLRRELAALISATPTSPVIEDLLLVRAQSALADKDYTEAEDDARRLLDNYPATTLRPAALGVRLAVAWDLKRYRTAADVIAQLRGLLPAGPERAQLGVLLAEAYFRAEDYRNAADVYDAALREPPLAAPAGILMFQRVLSEIRADRLETAAQQLDTAAAEPAFDAENRWQAEWNLVKEMQKRDQTQAALARVERLLGAGVQGVPEALRIRLMWLRARLAFDNGQPELALRRADELINQLQQSGQMEAALRTEVASTTHLLKAQSLLSLGRDADGVAVLDKLRADFRATTAAQYSFLVQASHLSQRGDLAGAQAVLISFVDTAEYARSEYAPVALYQAALLLERQGLDRHLEEAGDRLERLIKDYANDPIVFYARLKQGDLLRKLNDFPNARLVYEYLVNNYAGHPDELLAQLALGNTLLAQGANNVSNYESAAAIFERLRDLPSAPADLRVEAGFTWGYALSKRGQPEKAQAVFWSVVDTFLLDPTQAAKLGTRGRWWLSKSLLELAQLHEEAGRLDEAQRAYQLIVDNRLSGVAQAQSKLTRFRAAGSTTP
- a CDS encoding MotA/TolQ/ExbB proton channel family protein → MKAFSYSVFAQGGPVMWLLMALGVAALVVFAERALYLHRSQIRSAEFLNGIKNLLQKDRLMEALTLCEETPGPIAKLVKAGLRHAGEDEQALRFAVQEAALTELPVLERRVGALAAIAQIAPLLGLLGTLLGMIQTFWLFNQGGNYATPAVLAGGMWEALLTAAAGLAVAIPAHLGRHFLTGRVRVLVHDMEWIGNELMRYLLRDYRKGGGTGV